A window of the Sphingomonas piscis genome harbors these coding sequences:
- a CDS encoding carboxylesterase/lipase family protein encodes MADHLPQSLNWHKLSGALALALISLTSSASALASTTSAKLDAGLVKTEQGLLQGIVDGDLVHFRGIRYAAPPVGALRFAPPQLPARWRGVRAANTFGPICPQGKEFNEDCLFLNVSAPKALKQGTRLPVMVWLHGGGLSVGTPNTYDASRLVRQGHVVFVGVEFRVNAFGFFGIKGLPGSGTFGFQDQQAALRWVKQNISAFGGDPNNVTLFGESGGGVSTCAQVVSPKARNLFQRAIIQSGTCSISWPKHAVGIDLPAGSFFQPLSETEALGVAAAARLGCGDGSDAARIACLRKLPSEKIASEGGTFTFAAFNTPTLPLDPQAALASGKYHRVPIMIGFTRDESRAMASGALLTGKPITDQNYTRLIGEAFGPKAGSVLSRYPLQRFGDGASAWSAANTDRMFACPALYDALNLSSHNRTFVYEFADPNGIGLVPFLPTMKSGASHSSELPLLFDLADGPIDLTNGKKIARSPVQEALAKTMIGYWTDFARSGDPNSSRKPTWPPFRRSGSRKVLVLAPGSDRLRTTDAYSSHRCDFWEEMIVR; translated from the coding sequence GTGGCGGATCACCTGCCCCAGAGCCTGAATTGGCATAAACTGTCCGGTGCTTTAGCACTGGCTCTAATATCGCTGACTTCGAGCGCCTCAGCGCTGGCCTCTACCACCAGTGCCAAGCTCGACGCGGGCTTGGTCAAGACCGAGCAGGGACTGCTGCAAGGCATCGTTGACGGCGACCTCGTTCATTTCAGGGGCATTCGATACGCCGCGCCCCCGGTTGGAGCCTTGCGCTTTGCGCCGCCCCAACTCCCGGCACGATGGCGGGGCGTAAGGGCTGCCAACACGTTCGGCCCCATTTGCCCCCAAGGTAAGGAGTTCAACGAGGACTGCTTATTCCTGAATGTCTCTGCACCGAAGGCGCTCAAGCAGGGTACTCGACTGCCAGTTATGGTCTGGTTGCACGGCGGGGGACTGTCTGTCGGGACACCCAACACCTACGACGCGTCGAGGCTGGTTCGCCAAGGACATGTCGTGTTCGTCGGCGTCGAGTTCCGAGTTAACGCCTTCGGCTTTTTTGGCATCAAGGGCCTGCCAGGATCGGGCACCTTCGGTTTTCAGGATCAGCAGGCGGCGCTCAGATGGGTGAAACAAAACATCAGCGCCTTCGGCGGCGATCCGAATAACGTCACCCTGTTCGGCGAGTCCGGCGGAGGGGTCAGCACCTGCGCCCAAGTTGTTTCACCAAAAGCACGCAACCTGTTCCAACGTGCGATCATCCAAAGCGGGACTTGCTCGATCAGCTGGCCAAAGCATGCAGTTGGCATCGACTTGCCCGCTGGAAGCTTCTTCCAGCCTCTGAGTGAGACGGAAGCGCTTGGCGTGGCCGCCGCTGCTCGGCTCGGCTGTGGCGATGGATCGGACGCTGCACGGATAGCATGCTTGAGGAAGCTTCCATCTGAGAAGATTGCTTCCGAGGGAGGCACATTCACCTTCGCTGCATTCAACACTCCGACCCTACCATTGGACCCGCAAGCAGCGCTTGCCTCCGGCAAGTATCACCGCGTGCCGATTATGATCGGCTTCACCCGCGACGAAAGTCGGGCGATGGCATCCGGCGCACTTCTGACGGGGAAGCCGATTACAGATCAAAACTACACACGACTGATCGGCGAAGCGTTCGGACCGAAGGCTGGGTCGGTCTTGTCGCGATACCCACTCCAACGCTTTGGCGATGGCGCGTCCGCGTGGTCAGCCGCAAACACCGACCGCATGTTTGCCTGCCCAGCCTTATATGATGCCCTTAACTTATCGTCACACAATCGGACATTCGTTTACGAGTTTGCCGATCCAAATGGCATTGGCCTGGTGCCTTTCCTCCCCACAATGAAGTCTGGCGCGTCACACTCGAGCGAGCTCCCGTTGCTGTTCGACCTAGCCGACGGACCAATCGACCTTACGAATGGCAAGAAGATCGCAAGAAGCCCTGTTCAAGAGGCATTGGCGAAAACGATGATCGGCTACTGGACCGATTTTGCGCGAAGCGGAGATCCAAACTCCAGCCGCAAGCCAACATGGCCCCCTTTTCGCCGCTCTGGGAGCCGAAAGGTCTTAGTCCTCGCTCCAGGCAGCGACAGGCTGCGAACGACGGACGCCTACAGCTCGCATCGATGCGACTTTTGGGAAGAGATGATCGTCCGGTAA
- a CDS encoding ArsR/SmtB family transcription factor, protein MILDALGDPTRRRIINRLSAGPASVTALAQPLKITLTAVTQHLRVLEEAQLVATEKVGRVRTCRLEPAGFETLANWTQERRSIWEHRLDRMVEMFKEQP, encoded by the coding sequence TTGATCCTCGATGCGCTTGGCGATCCAACACGCAGGCGCATCATCAATCGGCTGAGTGCTGGGCCAGCATCCGTCACGGCTCTGGCCCAGCCCCTGAAGATCACTCTGACCGCAGTTACCCAGCACCTGAGGGTGCTGGAAGAAGCGCAACTTGTCGCCACTGAAAAAGTGGGCCGTGTTCGCACCTGTCGATTAGAACCGGCAGGTTTCGAAACCCTCGCCAACTGGACACAAGAACGACGATCAATCTGGGAACACCGGCTCGACCGGATGGTGGAGATGTTCAAGGAACAACCTTAA
- a CDS encoding SRPBCC domain-containing protein, translated as MKRRWYAEGDQHEVEEFASELRPGSDQRLRYRFREGTPFAGVSITNSDTILEVVPEERIIASSRMAFGDNCISVALITTELQPEDQGTQLKLTFQGAFLPGADGPQIREMGWKTCFDRLEQQFQSKVAPIA; from the coding sequence ATGAAACGCCGGTGGTATGCTGAAGGCGATCAGCACGAAGTTGAAGAATTTGCTTCCGAGCTTCGCCCAGGCTCAGATCAGCGGCTGCGCTACCGGTTTCGCGAAGGTACGCCATTTGCCGGAGTATCGATTACGAACAGCGACACGATCCTGGAGGTGGTTCCGGAAGAGCGCATCATTGCAAGCTCGAGAATGGCGTTCGGAGACAATTGCATCTCTGTCGCCCTGATCACGACCGAGCTGCAGCCGGAAGACCAGGGAACGCAGCTGAAGCTCACCTTTCAGGGCGCGTTTCTCCCAGGTGCCGATGGCCCTCAGATCCGCGAGATGGGCTGGAAGACATGCTTCGACAGATTGGAGCAACAATTTCAGAGCAAAGTTGCACCAATTGCCTGA
- a CDS encoding DUF2267 domain-containing protein, with product MGHPYDVEHATQLHIEWCQSLMERSGLGTTHRAAPQMHAVMLELRDSLEPRSAVEIANVLPALERGLFLENWRLDQPARPVPDAETFKARVHDRVKGHHAPLDTLVEDVFWVLREKLGTKSDVIERNLPVALQDLWSD from the coding sequence GTGGGTCATCCCTACGATGTCGAGCATGCGACCCAACTGCACATTGAGTGGTGCCAAAGTCTGATGGAACGATCAGGCCTTGGTACCACACACCGTGCAGCGCCGCAGATGCATGCTGTCATGCTCGAACTGCGAGACTCTCTCGAGCCCAGATCAGCGGTGGAAATCGCTAATGTGCTTCCCGCGCTCGAACGAGGTTTGTTTCTTGAGAATTGGCGCTTGGATCAACCGGCCCGACCCGTGCCTGATGCCGAAACCTTCAAGGCGCGAGTTCATGATCGGGTGAAAGGTCATCACGCACCACTGGACACACTCGTCGAAGATGTCTTCTGGGTGCTACGGGAGAAGCTCGGCACAAAGTCCGATGTCATCGAGCGAAACCTACCAGTGGCATTGCAGGATCTTTGGTCCGACTGA
- a CDS encoding MerR family transcriptional regulator, producing MTLTLRQGLISRPRKDEGMSMYTVKQLAKLSGVSVRTLHHYDQMGLLKPAFTGENRYRYYGRAELLRLQDILFHRELGVALADVGKLLEVDGRDRIEMLCEHRAALSQRLERSRLLLTTIDRTIADLQGEETMDDSDLYKGFSPEKQAEYEDWLVSRYGEELRPVIEHSKDGLRNLSKNGLAERLAEGEAAGAALAEEYMRGAVADDPANAPLLQRHHAWIATMWNKECPPEAYAGLADLYLEHPDFRANFDRHAEGFTDWLSEAMKVYAARLQS from the coding sequence TTGACCCTCACGTTACGTCAGGGGTTAATCAGTCGTCCGCGGAAGGACGAAGGCATGAGCATGTACACCGTAAAGCAGCTGGCGAAGCTCTCTGGAGTTTCGGTGCGAACACTGCACCATTACGATCAAATGGGCCTGCTCAAGCCGGCGTTCACTGGCGAGAACCGCTATCGCTACTACGGGCGCGCAGAACTGCTACGCTTGCAGGACATCCTCTTCCATCGCGAACTCGGCGTGGCTCTGGCGGACGTCGGCAAGCTGCTAGAAGTTGATGGCCGGGACCGCATCGAGATGCTTTGCGAACATCGCGCAGCTTTATCGCAGCGGCTGGAGCGGTCTCGCTTACTCCTCACCACGATCGACCGCACGATCGCGGACCTTCAAGGAGAAGAGACGATGGACGACAGCGATCTTTACAAAGGGTTCTCACCTGAGAAGCAGGCGGAATATGAGGACTGGCTGGTCAGTCGCTATGGCGAAGAACTTAGGCCGGTCATCGAGCATAGCAAGGATGGCCTCCGCAACCTGAGCAAGAATGGGTTGGCCGAGCGGTTAGCTGAAGGCGAAGCCGCAGGCGCCGCACTAGCCGAAGAATATATGCGCGGTGCCGTGGCAGACGATCCCGCCAACGCACCACTTCTACAGCGCCACCATGCTTGGATTGCTACCATGTGGAACAAGGAGTGCCCTCCGGAAGCCTACGCGGGTCTTGCTGACCTGTATCTTGAGCATCCGGATTTTCGGGCGAACTTTGACCGGCATGCCGAAGGCTTCACAGATTGGCTGTCCGAGGCAATGAAGGTCTACGCCGCGCGGCTGCAGAGCTGA
- a CDS encoding acyltransferase family protein: MLLGVAFHATMSFLPGPQIWVVRDTPSPSLGALFVLLHMFRMILFFLVAGFFGRMLIEKRGAAGFVRNRGVRVLLPLLVFWLPLSLAMLACFVWGAAQMNGGVAPPNMPPPPAITWRTFPLTHLWFLYVLTVFYLGALVIRKLPGRWFDGPVSFVLGRPFAGMVMAIPMIAAMALKPDWIPSLGIPTPDTGLIPNSTALIGYGTAFTFGWLLQRQMDLLSRLARTWAHHLSGAAILSTALILLLGGTVPNFAPEPDAGRRLLLAAIYGLGAWCWTFGLLGPPYASCLSRSQLPAIAPTRPTGFILCTCRSSWRCKFWSSLWLCPPS, from the coding sequence TTGCTGCTGGGAGTGGCCTTCCATGCCACTATGTCGTTTCTCCCCGGACCTCAGATCTGGGTCGTGCGAGACACGCCTTCTCCGTCGCTCGGAGCTCTGTTTGTGCTCCTCCACATGTTCAGAATGATCCTGTTCTTTCTCGTCGCTGGATTTTTTGGTCGCATGCTGATTGAAAAAAGGGGCGCCGCCGGCTTCGTTCGGAACCGCGGCGTTCGTGTGCTTCTGCCGCTGCTGGTCTTCTGGCTTCCGCTCAGCTTGGCCATGCTCGCATGCTTCGTCTGGGGCGCCGCTCAGATGAACGGCGGCGTCGCGCCACCCAACATGCCGCCGCCGCCCGCAATAACGTGGCGGACGTTCCCTCTGACCCACCTTTGGTTCCTCTACGTGCTGACGGTTTTTTACCTGGGCGCGTTGGTGATCCGGAAGCTGCCGGGACGCTGGTTCGACGGACCTGTCAGCTTCGTGTTGGGTCGGCCATTTGCGGGCATGGTGATGGCAATTCCGATGATCGCGGCGATGGCACTCAAGCCAGACTGGATACCCTCCCTAGGTATTCCGACGCCAGACACCGGCCTGATCCCGAACTCGACCGCGCTGATCGGCTACGGCACGGCCTTCACCTTCGGCTGGCTGCTGCAACGACAGATGGATTTGCTTTCCCGATTGGCGCGCACGTGGGCGCATCATCTTTCGGGGGCAGCCATCCTTAGTACCGCATTGATCCTGCTTTTGGGTGGCACTGTGCCGAATTTCGCACCCGAGCCAGATGCAGGCCGGCGCCTTCTGCTCGCTGCCATCTATGGCCTAGGTGCATGGTGCTGGACGTTCGGCCTTCTGGGGCCGCCCTACGCTTCCTGTCTGAGCCGAAGCCAGTTGCCCGCTATTGCGCCGACGCGTCCTACTGGATTTATCTTATGCACTTGCCGGTCGTCATGGCGCTGCAAGTTTTGGTCTTCCCTGTGGCTGTGCCCGCCATCGTGA
- a CDS encoding winged helix-turn-helix domain-containing protein, translated as MPAFDIGKIDDVIHGRMRLGIMAYLADAEVADFNELKSLLSATQGNLSVHLSKLEDAGYLRIEKSFSGRKPLTRAHITEAGRKAFASYLEALGQLIVKS; from the coding sequence ATGCCTGCGTTCGACATTGGCAAGATCGACGACGTAATCCACGGTCGCATGCGGCTTGGCATCATGGCCTATCTCGCCGACGCTGAAGTGGCGGACTTCAATGAGCTGAAGTCGCTTCTATCGGCCACCCAAGGAAACCTGTCCGTGCACCTCAGTAAGCTGGAGGATGCAGGTTACCTGCGGATCGAAAAGAGCTTCAGCGGACGCAAGCCGCTCACACGTGCCCACATCACTGAGGCTGGGCGAAAGGCTTTTGCCTCCTATCTTGAAGCGCTCGGGCAGTTGATCGTCAAAAGCTGA
- the hemB gene encoding porphobilinogen synthase — protein MTAPSYPATRLRRGRSSGWMREMLAEQRLHTSDLILPLFICDGQGCEEPIASLPGVSRWTVDRIADKAREAADLGIPCIALFPNTPQPLRTEDAAEALNRENLICRAIAAIKSAVPNIGVLTDVALDPYTAHGHDGIVDEAGRVLNDETVAILAQQALVQAEAGADIIAPSDMMDGRVGAIRSVLEREGHSDVAIMAYAAKYASAFYGPFRDAVGSSGRLKGDKRGYQMDPANGAEALREVEMDLAEGADMVMVKPGLPYLDVVARVKDRFGVPVFAYQVSGEYAMIEHMAAAGAGDRDALILETLLAFKRAGATGVLTYHALHAARLIRA, from the coding sequence ATGACCGCACCATCCTATCCCGCCACCCGTCTTCGCCGCGGCCGCTCGAGCGGCTGGATGCGTGAGATGCTAGCCGAGCAGCGCCTGCATACCAGCGACCTCATCCTGCCCCTGTTCATTTGCGACGGACAGGGTTGCGAGGAACCGATCGCGAGCTTGCCCGGGGTCAGCCGCTGGACAGTCGACCGGATCGCCGACAAGGCGCGGGAGGCCGCCGACCTTGGCATCCCTTGCATCGCGCTTTTCCCCAACACGCCGCAGCCGCTCCGCACGGAGGACGCGGCCGAGGCGCTCAATCGCGAAAACCTCATCTGCCGCGCCATCGCCGCGATCAAGTCGGCGGTGCCGAACATCGGCGTCCTGACCGATGTCGCGCTGGATCCCTACACCGCCCACGGCCACGACGGCATCGTCGACGAGGCGGGCAGGGTGCTGAACGACGAAACGGTCGCCATCCTTGCCCAGCAGGCGCTGGTCCAGGCGGAAGCAGGCGCCGACATCATCGCGCCGTCCGACATGATGGACGGCCGCGTTGGCGCTATCCGATCGGTGCTGGAGCGTGAAGGCCACAGCGACGTCGCGATCATGGCCTATGCCGCCAAATATGCCTCCGCCTTTTACGGGCCGTTTCGCGATGCGGTCGGCTCGTCAGGCAGGCTGAAGGGCGACAAGCGCGGTTATCAGATGGATCCGGCCAACGGCGCCGAGGCGCTGCGGGAGGTGGAAATGGATCTCGCCGAGGGCGCCGACATGGTGATGGTGAAACCAGGTCTGCCCTACCTGGACGTGGTCGCGCGGGTGAAGGACCGCTTCGGCGTGCCTGTCTTCGCATACCAGGTGTCCGGCGAGTATGCGATGATCGAGCATATGGCGGCTGCCGGTGCGGGCGACCGCGACGCGCTGATCCTCGAGACACTGCTAGCGTTCAAGCGGGCAGGCGCGACCGGCGTCCTCACCTATCACGCGCTCCACGCCGCGCGGCTGATCCGCGCCTAG
- a CDS encoding diacylglycerol/lipid kinase family protein has protein sequence MNDDLPRQAVLVVNVHSRRGQDAFEQACDLLRGAGVDLIAAHPIDDPEKMRPVVQQAIADKAPMIIVGGGDGSLSSTIDDFLGSETVFALLPLGTANSFARTLGVPLDLEGAVQVIASGRKRRIDLGAIDGDYFANAAAMGLSPLIAETVPHKLKRYLGMVGYLIWAVRVAFKFRPFRLHVDDGTTRHKVWATEARIANGTHHGGVELVENASLDSGEIVVQAVTGRSLWGLAWSWFTTLFKLRAKDLTVTEFHGKKLEIIARPRQKISIDGELSAQTPVTVTVARAAVWVAAPREEVSPTG, from the coding sequence ATGAACGACGACCTTCCCCGCCAAGCCGTCCTGGTTGTCAATGTTCACAGCCGGCGTGGGCAAGACGCGTTCGAGCAAGCTTGCGACCTGCTCCGCGGCGCGGGCGTTGACCTGATCGCCGCCCACCCGATCGACGATCCCGAGAAGATGCGCCCCGTCGTCCAGCAGGCGATTGCCGACAAGGCGCCGATGATCATCGTCGGCGGTGGCGATGGATCGCTGTCGAGCACCATCGACGATTTCCTTGGATCGGAGACGGTGTTCGCGCTGCTTCCGCTTGGCACCGCCAACAGCTTTGCCCGCACGCTGGGCGTGCCCCTCGACCTCGAAGGCGCGGTGCAGGTGATTGCCAGCGGCAGGAAACGGCGGATCGACCTTGGCGCGATCGACGGAGACTATTTCGCCAATGCCGCCGCCATGGGCCTGTCGCCGCTGATTGCGGAGACGGTGCCGCACAAGCTGAAGCGCTATCTGGGCATGGTCGGCTATCTGATCTGGGCGGTCAGGGTAGCATTCAAGTTCCGGCCGTTCCGCCTTCACGTCGACGACGGCACCACGCGCCACAAGGTGTGGGCTACGGAGGCGCGAATCGCCAACGGGACCCACCACGGCGGTGTCGAGCTGGTCGAGAATGCCTCGCTCGACAGTGGCGAGATCGTCGTCCAGGCGGTGACCGGCCGCAGCCTTTGGGGTCTGGCATGGAGCTGGTTCACGACCCTGTTCAAGCTGCGCGCGAAGGACCTCACCGTAACGGAATTCCATGGAAAGAAGCTGGAGATCATCGCCCGGCCGCGGCAGAAGATCTCGATCGATGGGGAGCTTAGTGCCCAGACCCCGGTGACGGTCACCGTGGCTCGAGCCGCCGTATGGGTCGCAGCGCCGCGCGAGGAGGTCAGCCCGACGGGTTGA
- a CDS encoding MATE family efflux transporter, with protein MPNDQQHGRPPRRGDLTEGSIGPTLLKFALPTLASSILQSLNGTINAMWVGRLLGENALAATANANMVMFLLSSFVFGFGMASTILIGQAWGRRDVDAARRVFGTIAGSFAVITILAAIFGYFAAPGVLKLLGTPADAAPLALAYLKVIFLALPALLLLTLMMMAVRGAGDSLTPLWFMIIAVLLDSGLNPVFIRGIGPIPAMGIAGSAMSTLVGNYVSLVALLITLYVRDLPLRLRGPELRYLKPDLGILKTMTLKGLPMGIQMIVISLSALALVGMVNREGVDTAAAFGVAMQLWTYVQMPAMALGAAVSAMASQNIGAGKWDRVGSITKVGILQSLAITAILIVLMTLADRAVLALFLGADSPALPIAQRIHLLATWNFLLFGVMMVLFATVRANGAVWAPLIILAVGLVPFRFGYIFATQAWLGADAIWTSFPATSLINLVMAVLYFRYGKWRLARMAVDQQPRNDECVEQANATREPGGALNPSG; from the coding sequence GTGCCGAACGATCAGCAACACGGGCGCCCACCGAGACGGGGCGACCTGACCGAGGGCAGCATCGGCCCGACCTTGCTGAAGTTCGCGCTGCCGACGCTGGCCAGCTCGATCCTTCAATCGCTGAACGGCACGATAAACGCCATGTGGGTCGGCCGGCTGCTCGGCGAAAATGCACTCGCCGCGACAGCCAACGCCAACATGGTCATGTTCCTGCTGTCGTCCTTCGTGTTCGGCTTCGGCATGGCGTCAACCATCCTGATCGGGCAGGCGTGGGGACGCCGCGATGTCGATGCTGCGCGGAGGGTCTTCGGCACCATCGCCGGCAGCTTTGCCGTCATCACCATCCTTGCCGCCATCTTCGGCTATTTCGCGGCACCGGGCGTGCTGAAGCTGCTCGGGACGCCTGCGGATGCGGCGCCGCTGGCGCTTGCTTATCTGAAGGTCATCTTCCTCGCGCTTCCGGCCCTCCTGCTGCTCACCCTGATGATGATGGCGGTCCGCGGTGCGGGCGACAGCCTCACGCCCTTGTGGTTCATGATCATCGCCGTCCTGCTCGACAGCGGGCTCAACCCGGTCTTCATCCGCGGCATCGGCCCGATCCCTGCGATGGGCATCGCCGGTTCGGCCATGTCGACCCTCGTCGGCAATTACGTCAGCCTCGTCGCATTGTTGATCACGCTCTACGTCCGCGACCTGCCGTTGCGCCTCCGTGGGCCCGAGCTGCGCTACCTGAAGCCCGACCTTGGCATCCTGAAGACGATGACGCTCAAGGGTCTGCCGATGGGCATCCAGATGATCGTCATTTCGCTCTCCGCACTCGCCCTAGTCGGCATGGTCAACCGCGAAGGCGTCGACACGGCGGCTGCCTTCGGCGTTGCCATGCAGCTGTGGACCTATGTCCAGATGCCGGCGATGGCACTCGGCGCCGCGGTCAGCGCCATGGCCTCGCAGAATATCGGCGCCGGCAAGTGGGACCGCGTCGGCAGCATCACCAAGGTCGGAATCCTCCAGTCGCTGGCGATCACCGCCATCCTGATCGTCCTGATGACGCTGGCCGACCGAGCGGTGCTCGCGCTGTTCCTTGGCGCCGACAGTCCGGCGCTACCTATCGCCCAACGCATCCACCTGCTCGCGACGTGGAACTTCCTGCTGTTCGGCGTCATGATGGTCCTGTTCGCCACCGTCCGCGCCAATGGCGCCGTCTGGGCGCCCTTGATCATCCTTGCCGTGGGCCTGGTTCCGTTTCGCTTCGGCTACATCTTCGCGACCCAGGCCTGGCTCGGCGCCGACGCCATCTGGACCAGCTTTCCCGCGACCTCGCTGATCAACCTCGTCATGGCCGTCCTCTACTTCAGGTACGGCAAGTGGCGGCTCGCGCGGATGGCCGTGGACCAGCAACCGAGGAACGACGAATGCGTCGAACAGGCGAACGCCACGCGAGAGCCGGGTGGCGCCCTCAACCCGTCGGGCTGA